A genome region from Triticum aestivum cultivar Chinese Spring chromosome 2B, IWGSC CS RefSeq v2.1, whole genome shotgun sequence includes the following:
- the LOC123043758 gene encoding protein FAR1-RELATED SEQUENCE 5 produces the protein MADVSAECMAEYDDVVSRMFDSEEEGFKFYNKYALEKGFSVRKGYVEWDEANEKIILKKLVCSREGCREEKHMKRKREDRKRKPRNITRVGCKAKFVIARVAKTGRWFVKDFIDEHNHPLAPRDLACFLRSHRRISDEQKADIIEMESVGIRKHKIMDVLCMQYGGYDHVGCMTRDIYNFCHRYKQETVAVGDAQTVIRHMMARQERDPDYFFKYLVDKDGHLKGLFWSDTQSRLDYEAFGDVVVFDSTYRTNKYNLPFVSFVGLNHHRNTVIFGCEIISHETNEAYEWMLRTFSEAMSQKHSISVITDGDLAMQRAIRVVWPDSYHRLCVWHIQQNIVRHLHDDEVREEFRSFIYDSSSTVEHERKWIEFLRRNEVTSEESWLHQMYQMRKLWCAPYLVGRCFLGLSSNQRSESLNSVLHTHLEGKMTLFDMLEHYERCLSGRRLNEAILDIVALQSVPFTDADASSLEKHAARVFTPCMFQLVRWSINAVSKCVISEILDAWELTTYVVAKIDRREKKFEVRCEMNEGSLYMISCSCRKLECLGTPCSHIFYILGIRQVELLPRCCVPMRWTMSAKSAFPPIRKSEMYDYSASLVRYRELRNLSHVACFRACQSSEEYQRLEMVLSEQDGSKESSRGQEECIRFGPVLPQTTEIDCGDLEKVLDPVHV, from the coding sequence ATGGCCGATGTAAGTGCTGAGTGTATGGCTGAGTACGACGACGTTGTCAGCAGGATGTTTGATAGCGAGGAAGAGGGTTTTAAGTTCTATAACAAGTATGCTCTTGAGAAAGGCTTTAGTGTGAGGAAAGGATATGTTGAGTGGGATGAAGCGAACGAGAAGATAATTCTGAAGAAACTTGTCTGTAGTCGTGAAGGTTGCCGTGAAGAGAAGCACatgaagaggaagagagaagataggAAGAGGAAGCCACGGAATATCACTCGTGTGGGTTGTAAAGCGAAATTTGTCATTGCAAGAGTCGCGAAAACAGGGCGATGGTTTGTGAAGGATTTCATCGATGAACACAATCATCCTCTGGCCCCACGAGACCTTGCTTGCTTTTTGCGTTCCCACAGAAGAATCAGCGACGAGCAAAAAGCAGACATTATAGAGATGGAAAGTGTTGGAATCCGGAAACACAAAATCATGGATGTGTTGTGCATGCAGTACGGTGGATATGACCATGTTGGATGCATGACGAGGGACATCTATAACTTCTGTCATCGCTACAAGCAGGAAACAGTTGCTGTCGGCGATGCTCAGACTGTGATTCGTCACATGATGGCGCGGCAAGAGAGAGACCCAGATTATTTCTTCAAATACTTGGTTGATAAAGATGGGCATCTGAAGGGATTGTTCTGGTCCGATACTCAATCCCGCcttgactacgaggctttcggCGATGTTGTGGTTTTTGATAGCACATACAGGACCAATAAGTATAATCTGCCATTTGTGTCAtttgtcgggttgaatcaccaccgcaACACAGTTATCTTTGGATGCGAGATTATTTCTCATGAAACTAACGAGGCGTACGAGTGGATGTTGCGGACATTTTCTGAAGCCATGTCGCAGAAGCATTCGATATCTGTAATCACTGAcggggaccttgcaatgcagagagcgATCAGGGTGGTGTGGCCTGACTCATACCACAGGCTGTGTGtatggcacattcagcagaacatcgtacgccatctgcatgatgaTGAGGTTAGGGAAGAATTCAGATCTTTCATATATGACTCATCTTCTACTGTAGAGCATGAGAGAAAATGGATAGAGTTCTTACGAAGGAATGAAGTGACAAGTGAGGAGTCGTGGTTGCATCAGATGTATCAGATGAGGAAGCTGTGGTGTGCTCCATACCTGGTGGGGCGTTGTTTCTtaggattgagcagcaatcagCGGAGTGAGAGCCTAAACTCCGTGCTACATACACATCTTGAGGGTAAGATGACATTGTTTGAtatgctagagcactatgagcgttgccttTCGGGACGACGCTTGAACGAGGCGATCCTAGACATCGTGGCCTTGCAGTCTGTTCCATTTACAGACGCTGATGCTTCAAGTCTTGAAAAACATGCTGCCCGGGTTTTCACACCTTGTATGTTTCAGTTGGTCAGATGGAGCATAAATGCTGTCAGCAAATGTGTTATCAGCGAGATACTAGATGCATGGGAGTTGACTACATATGTTGTGGCTAAGATCGATAGAAGAGAGAAGAAGTTTGAAGTACGCTGTGAGATGAATGAAGGTTCTTTGTACATGATCAGTTGTTCTTGTCGTAAGCTGGAATGCTTGGGAACACCATGCTCTCACATATTCTACATCTTGGGAATACGTCAAGTGGAACTGCTGCCTAGGTGTTGTGTTCCCATGAGGTGGACGATGAGTGCGAAGTCTGCATTCCCTCCGATCAGAAAGAGCGAGATGTATGACTATTCGGCAAGCCTTGTGAGGTACCGTGAGTTGCGGAATTTGAGTCACGTGGCATGTTTCCGGGCATGTCAATCTAGTGAGGAGTATCAGCGTCTGGAGATGGTTCTGAGTGAACAAGATGGCAGCAAGGAATCAAGCCGTGGTCAGGAGGAATGCATTAGGTTTGGTCCGGTGCTGCCACAGACGACGGAAATTGATTGTGGAGATTTGGAAAAGGTTCTGGACCCAGTGCATGTGTAA
- the LOC123039052 gene encoding uncharacterized protein: MDSKAHHNRVNDDKYLHQAHQEMDKNMQREREVMDKNLKQERATVDRMRKEERAAMEQMMKEELAAMDQRLKHFHDDMDLKLKQERKNLDRAMQLERGRMEFNIMQARANMDLMLKQERNDMNHKSKMEEIRMEGNIMQDRVLQLERGKMGFNNIQTRVGMDLNLPHDRNDLDYKAKMEETRMEGNTIQDHANTRLKDDKAKMEEIRMEGGMMQDHASTGTKVEQEIRTPEQSVSSYVVVMQFIVHVDEELSHVPEAYHNKKPGMTTVLEPAKVDWHIMVKNLRYHGYKGEADLYYIKPGCVPPEGMVKMLGQHDVNEMLYTLEGIKKCHLYIVKNCAFPDYSDDDMSEQDMSEEDIYACGYMDIGERDMGEYGSSPKRKKLADNNTKKALDFSSCDEPLQ; encoded by the exons ATGGATTCAAAGGCACATCACAACCGAGTGAATGATGACAAGTACTTGCATCAGGCGCATCAAGAGATGGACAAGAATATGCAGCGGGAGCGAGAGGTGATGGACAAGAATCTGAAGCAGGAGCGGGCAACCGTGGACCGCATGAGGAAGGAGGAGCGTGCagccatggaacagatgatgaaagAGGAGCTTGCAGCCATGGATCAGAGGTTGAAGCATTTCCATGACGATATGGACCTAAAGTTGAAGCAGGAGCGCAAGAACTTGGATCGCGCTATGCAGCTCGAGCGTGGCAGGATGGAATTCAATATCATGCAGGCGCGTGCGAACATGGACCTTATGTTGAAGCAGGAGCGTAATGACATGAATCACAAGTCCAAAATGGAGGAGATCCGCATGGAAGGGAATATAATGCAAGACCGTGTTCTACAACTCGAGCGTGGTAAGATGGGCTTCAATAACATCCAGACGCGTGTGGGCATGGACCTTAACTTACCACATGACCGCAATGATCTGGATTACAAGGCCAAGATGGAGGAGACCCGCATGGAAGGAAATACGATACAGGACCATGCTAATACACGCCTGAAG GATGACAAGGCCAAGATGGAGGAGATCCGCATGGAAGGGGGTATGATGCAAGACCATGCTAGTACAGGCACGAAG GTTGAACAAGAGATCCGTACACCAGAGCAATCTGTCTCATCCTAC GTAGTTGTAATGCAATTTATTGTTCATGTGGACGAAGAACTTTCTCATGTTCCTGAAGCATACCACAACAAGAAACCTGGTATGACGACAGTACTTGAACCTGCCAAGGTGGACtggcatataatggtgaaaaattTGCGTTACCATGGGTACAAAGGGGAAGCAGATTTGTACTACATCAAGCCTGGGTGCGTACCACCAGAAGGAATGGTAAAGATGTTAGGCCAGCATGATGTCAATGAAATGTTGTACACTTTAGAAGGGATAAAGAAATGTCATTTGTACATTGTGAAGAATTGTGCATTCCCAGATTATAGCGACGATGACATGTCTGAACAG GACATGTCCGAAGAAGACATATATGCATGTGGCTACATGGATATCGGCGAGAGGGACATGGGCGAATATGGGTCATCGCCCAAAAGGAAGAAACTTGCAGATAACAATACGAAGAAAGCATTGGATTTCAGCAGCTGTGATGAGCCTCTTCAGTAG